From the genome of Eucalyptus grandis isolate ANBG69807.140 chromosome 2, ASM1654582v1, whole genome shotgun sequence, one region includes:
- the LOC104433830 gene encoding LOW QUALITY PROTEIN: uncharacterized protein LOC104433830 (The sequence of the model RefSeq protein was modified relative to this genomic sequence to represent the inferred CDS: inserted 2 bases in 1 codon) produces MKASYLFWLLILLVLINVALGKECTHSPTQLSSHTLRYELLASNNESWREEMFSHYHLIPTDETAWSNLQPRKMSKGEQEFEWITTYRKLKNSAGSNSAGEFLKEVSLHDVRLDPSSVQWRAQQTNLEYLLLLDVDSLVWSFRKTAGLPTQGKAYGGWEEPTCELRGHFVGHYLSATAQMWASTHNDSIGEKMSALVTALAACQEKMGTGYLSAFPSEQFDRFEAIKPVWAPYYTIDKIMAGLLDQYTLAGNKQTLAXNVIINYSIERHWLSLNEETGGMNDVLYQLFSMTNDTKHLFLAHLFDKPCFLGLLAVQADDIAGFHANTHIPVVVGAQMRYEVTGDPLYKTFFMDIVNSSHSYATGGTSLGEFWTDAKRLATTLRVENEESCTTYNMLKVSRNLFRWTKEVAYADYYERALTNGVLSIQRGTEPGVMIYMLPLGHGVSKARSFHKWGTQFDSFWCCYGTGIELFSKLGDSIYFEEQGEVPGLYIIQYVSSSLNWKAGGTVINQKIGPLSSWDPYLQATITFSLKTAGQLSTLNFRIPTWMSSAGAKAELNGNSLDLPAPGNFLVTKGKWSPSDKLTLQFPPRLWTEAIKDDRSEYASVHAILYGPYLLAGLTSGDWEIKAEPDAPLSDWITPIPDSYSSQLLSLSQESGDLSYFLTNTNQSITMEKSPEPGTDSAVHATFRLVSKESTALGIRSRGGMIGKSVMLEPFDLPGMVVVEKGKDKGLAVEGSSEGSLSLFRVVAGLDGKAETVSLESESHEGCYIYTGLNYDEGSSVKLGCVSDSSDSKFNEASSFTVGDALSFYHPMSFVARGEKRSFLLVPLMSLRDESYTVYFDIQS; encoded by the exons ATGAAGGCTTCTTATTTGTTTTGGTTGTTAATCTTGCTTGTTTTGATTAATGTTGCTTTGGGTAAGGAGTGTACCCACTCTCCTACTCAGCTTTCATCACACACTCTTAGATACGAGCTCTTAGCATCAAACAATGAGTCATGGAGAGAGGAGATGTTCTCACACTACCATTTGATTCCAACGGACGAGACGGCTTGGTCCAACTTGCAACCAAGAAAGATGTCAAAAGGAGAACAGGAATTTGAATGGATAACGACGTACCGGAAATTGAAGAATTCTGCTGGGTCCAATTCAGCAGGGGAGTTCCTTAAGGAAGTATCGTTGCATGATGTGAGATTGGATCCGAGTTCAGTTCAATGGCGGGCGCAGCAGACAAACCTAGAATACTTACTGTTGTTGGATGTGGATAGTTTGGTGTGGAGCTTTAGGAAAACGGCAGGTTTACCGACACAAGGAAAGGCATATGGTGGCTGGGAGGAGCCGACTTGCGAGCTCCGGGGTCACTTTGTAG GGCATTATTTGAGTGCGACTGCACAAATGTGGGCAAGCACTCACAATGATAGTATTGGAGAGAAAATGTCTGCATTAGTGACTGCTCTAGCCGCCTGTCAAGAGAAAATGGGCACAGGATATCTTTCGGCTTTCCCATCCGAGCAATTTGATCGTTTCGAAGCTATCAAACCAGTCTGGGCTCCATATTACACCATTGACAAG ATCATGGCAGGTCTTCTGGATCAATATACACTTGCTGGCAACAAGCAAACTTTGGC GAATGTGATCATAAATTACTCAATAGAAAGACACTGGCTGTCACTCAATGAAGAGACTGGTGGCATGAATGACGTCCTTTACCAGTTATTCAGCATGACG AACGATACCAAGCATCTGTTCTTGGCTCATCTCTTTGATAAACCTTGCTTTTTAGGATTGCTTGCTGTGCAG GCCGACGACATAGCTGGTTTTCATGCGAACACTCATATCCCAGTTGTCGTTGGAGCCCAGATGCGTTATGAAGTTACTGGTGACCCGCTATACAAG ACATTCTTCATGGACATTGTGAACTCCTCCCACAGCTATGCAACAGGTGGCACATCGCTCGGGGAATTCTG GACGGACGCAAAGCGTTTAGCGACCACTCTTCGAGTGGAAAATGAGGAATCATGCACCACATATAACATGCTGAAG GTGAGTCGCAACTTGTTTAGATGGACAAAAGAAGTTGCATACGCAGATTATTATGAGCGAGCATTGACAAATGGCGTGCTAAGTATTCAGAGAGGGACTGAACCTGGTGTCATGATCTACATGCTTCCTTTGGGTCATGGGGTGTCCAAGGCCAGAAGCTTTCATAAATGGGGAACTCAGTTTGACTCCTTCTGGTGCTGCTATGGGACAG GAATTGAGTTGTTTTCGAAATTGGGAGACTCTATATATTTTGAAGAGCAAGGAGAAGTTCCCGGTCTTTACATAATTCAATATGTATCGAGTTCACTCAACTGGAAAGCAGGGGGGACTGTGATCAATCAAAAAATCGGTCCTCTGTCATCGTGGGATCCTTATCTTCAAGCAACAATTACTTTTTCGTTGAAG ACAGCAGGGCAGTTGTCTACCCTGAATTTCCGAATACCGACTTGGATGTCTTCAGCTGGTGCCAAAGCAGAATTAAATGGAAATAGTTTGGATCTACCAGCTCCAG GTAATTTTCTCGTCACGAAGGGAAAATGGAGCCCCAGTGACAAGCTGACCCTTCAGTTTCCCCCCCGTCTGTGGACAGAGGCTATCAAAG ATGACCGATCCGAGTATGCTTCCGTTCACGCGATACTCTATGGGCCTTATCTTCTTGCGGGGCTGACGAGCGGAGACTGGGAAATCAAAGCTGAGCCAGATGCTCCTCTGTCCGATTGGATAACTCCCATTCCGGATTCTTACAGTTCTCAGCTGCTCTCTCTTTCGCAAGAATCAGGTGATTTGTCATATTTCCTGACCAACACGAACCAATCCATCACAATGGAGAAGTCTCCTGAGCCAGGCACTGATTCGGCAGTCCACGCCACCTTCAGACTCGTCTCCAAAGAATCCACCGCTTTAGGAATCAGGTCACGAGGGGGCATGATCGGGAAATCGGTCATGCTCGAACCATTCGACCTTCCCGGAATGGTGGTAgtggaaaaagggaaagataaGGGCCTTGCAGTTGAGGGATCAAGCGAGGGCAGCTTGTCCCTCTTCCGTGTGGTTGCAGGACTGGACGGGAAGGCCGAGACTGTGTCCTTGGAGTCGGAAAGCCATGAAGGTTGCTACATATACACGGGGTTGAATTACGACGAGGGTTCCAGCGTGAAGCTGGGTTGCGTCTCGGATTCCTCAGACAGTAAGTTCAACGAAGCGAGCAGCTTTACGGTGGGAGACGCCCTAAGCTTTTACCATCCTATGAGCTTCGTGGCGAGGGGCGAAAAGCGGAGCTTCCTTTTGGTGCCGTTGATGAGCTTGAGAGATGAATCGTACACCGTTTATTTCGACATCCAGTCTTGA